GCGACAGATCCCGGACGGGGCGCGGTTGGTGGTATCGGAGCCGTTGGGTGTCATGCCGGACGCGTTCGTCGAGGTGCCTGAGTCGAGCTATAGCCTTATTTATCAAGGACAAGACAAAATGTCCGACTTCAACCCGCGTTGAGCGGGGTTCGCGTACGCCAGCAACGCCCGCAGGATCCGTCATACGCTCGCAGGCGTGGGGTGGAAAGAGCTCGCGAGCGTCTTCCTGGCTCTGCACTTCGCCTTCATGGCGTACGTGCTGCTCGGCGGTTTTCTGGCCTGGAAGTGGCCGAAGGCCATCTGGTTCCACCTCCCCGCCATCGGCTGGGGCATCGCGCTGATCGGCTTCGGCCTCAACTGCCCGCTCACCTACGGGCAGAACTGGGCCCGCGGCCACGCCGGTGAGGCGCCGTTGACCAGGGGATTCGTCGACACCTACATCGAGGGCGTGCTCTATCCCGAGCGCTTCGTGCACGTCGCGCAGGCGGTGCTGGCGCTGATCGTGCTGGTCTCCTACGTGGGCTTCTTCGTCCTGCGCCGGCGCCGGGCGCGAGCGCAGGCCGTCGGAGTCGGCCAACGAGTGAGCTAGGGCAGGTCGGCCACCGCTGCCGCGAACGCCGTCCCGGTGGCGACCGCCGCGTTGATCAGGGCGGCGAGCTGGGTGGCGGTCGCGCCGTGCTCCAGGTCGGTGGTCACGTCGCCGGCCAGCAACAGGTGACCCTCGCCCGCGTCGTGCACGTAGGCCTTGGGCATCAGCTTGTCGTGGTTCCAGGCGTTGCAGAACTCGTAGGCCTCGGCGATCCGGGCCGCCGGCAGGCTGCGCTCGGCCACCACCCGCACCTGGAGGATCTCCAGTCGCTCGCCGAGCCGCTCGAACTGGATGTAGGTGCCGGGCCAGCGGCCGCTGACCACGCCGTCGTCGTCGACCGTGTAGCGGTCGTCGCGCTCGTCGAGCACCTCCATGATCGCTTCGAGGGTCAGCGGGCCGAGCGGGGTCTCGTCGAGCCGGATCGCCGCGACCGGCAGCTCGGCCAGCCAGAGGCCGACCAGCCGGGACTGGTGGTCGGTGCCGTTGCGGGCGTCGAACCGGGCGGCCAGCGTGGCCGCGATCGTGGCGAGCACGGTGCCCAGGTCGCGCACCGACAGGTCGGCGGCCGGCCGGTCG
This genomic interval from Asanoa ferruginea contains the following:
- a CDS encoding DUF2784 domain-containing protein, whose protein sequence is MGWKELASVFLALHFAFMAYVLLGGFLAWKWPKAIWFHLPAIGWGIALIGFGLNCPLTYGQNWARGHAGEAPLTRGFVDTYIEGVLYPERFVHVAQAVLALIVLVSYVGFFVLRRRRARAQAVGVGQRVS